Proteins found in one Ornithorhynchus anatinus isolate Pmale09 chromosome 8, mOrnAna1.pri.v4, whole genome shotgun sequence genomic segment:
- the OGFR gene encoding opioid growth factor receptor produces the protein MTEDGYDSTWESDGEEEKAEGAGGGGGGGGGEAAAGAAPQNGAGETEQPGLSRSPPGLQVIGSRNWRAARDMQRYRHEYPDYKDEGESDMVNLRFYKNEIPFQPNGLHINEILKNWKNDYDILEDNHSYIQWLFPLREQGVNWYAKPLTAREIQEFKSSDEVMKRFVQAYELMLGFYGIELVDPELGVVKRANNYPKRFQNLNWHSHNNLRITRILKCLGEMGYEHYQAPLVKFFLEETLVKHRLQNVKQSALDYFVFTVKNKHLRRELVYYAWKNFKPPNKFVWGPLQKLQKFQPQLSIFQSSVDGEGSVDSQNEGPVENQAKTCRMKEIESSGVGLQKDSKERSSLLAASKGSSQRDHQEEELDAPHPEKEKDESGEAQGREGKRLEPENLKESKKRKYEVNKMEDDPGANQCQGSSDIEKIALNLKECALEQSSSEHPSRPRKTISDENEMPSTETLEYDMIDEVRKKRKVDQEGLEKVPVATVVESGDCKVGCLPSSPESTVRDVKKAEEDGDKHKDTEITEEAEVKPKAVTADTIAPMNLSSSSSRIIRPDLQSGSRDGPAEEVETTGISLGAEDKASGSGVEEHLDRESPPSEAFSKGEKDGAGNGAAVEVKALGQMKPLLDEAKRPENPDREAMQSGEPLGNEAESKLSNCSKIIEKGYHDLDFKEGGSTEL, from the exons CTTCAGGTAATCGGTTCACGCAACTGGAGAGCAGCACGGGACATGCAGAGATACCGACATGAGTATCCG GACTACAAAGATGAGGGTGAAAGTGACATGGTTAATCTGAGATTTTACAAAAACGAAATTCCATTCCAGCCAAATG GTCTACATATTAATGAGATTCTTAAGAACTGGAAAAATGACTACGACATATTGGAGGACAATCATTCATATATACAGTG GTTATTTCCATTACGGGAACAAGGAGTGAATTGGTATGCGAAGCCCCTTACAGCTAGAGAAATTCAG gaaTTCAAAAGTTCTGATGAAGTTATGAAAAGATTTGTCCAAGCTTATGAGCTCATGTTGGGGTTTTATGGGATAGAACTGGTGGATCCTGAATTGGGGGTAGTGAAAAGGGCAAACAACTACCCGAAGCGATTTCAGAACCTGAATTG GCACAGTCACAATAACCTCCGGATAACTCGCATACTCAAGTGTCTGGGTGAGATGGGTTATGAACATTACCAAGCCCCTCTGGTCAAATTTTTCCTGGAGGAAACCTTAGTTAAACACCGTTTACAGAATGTCAAGCAAAGTGCCTTGGATTACTTTGTGTTCACAGTCAAAAACAAACATCTTCGGCGAGAACTCGTTTACTATGCCTGGAAGAATTTTAAACCACCTAATAAATTTGTCTGGGGGCCTCTTCAGAAACTTCAGAAATTTCAACCCCAGTTATCTATTTTTCAATCGAGTGTGGATGGAGAAGGTTCAGTTGACTCACAAAACGAAGGCCCAGTGGAAAACCAAGCCAAAACTTGCAGGATGAAAGAAATAGAGAGCAGTGGAGTGGGTTTACAGAAGGATTCCAAGGAGAGGAGTTCATTATTGGCAGCAAGCAAAGGGAGTAGTCAGAGAGACCACCAAGAAGAGGAACTGGATGCCCCTCACCctgagaaagagaaggatgagaGTGGGGAAGCTcaaggcagggaaggaaagaggctgGAGCCTGAGAATCTAAAGGAAAGCAAGAAGAGGAAATATGAAGTGAATAAAATGGAAGATGACCCAGGTGCCAATCAATGTCAGGGTTCTTCTGACATTGAGAAAATAGCTCTCAACTTGAAAGAATGTGCCCTTGAGCAGAGCAGTAGTGAGCATCCCAGCAGGCCCAGGAAAACCATTTCTGATGAAAATGAAATGCCCAGTACTGAGACATTGGAATATGATATGATTGATGAAGTAAGGAAAAAGCGGAAAGTTGACCAAGAAGGACTAGAGAAAGTGCCTGTGGCCACAGTGGTTGAAAGTGGTGACTGTAAAGTAGGGTGCCTCCCCAGCAGTCCAGAAAGCACTGTCAGGGATGTGAAAAAGGCAGAGGAAGATGGTGACAAGCATAAGGATACTGAAATCACTGAAGAGGCTGAAGTGAAACCCAAAGCAGTAACTGCAGATACCATTGCCCCCATGAATCTCTCATCCAGCTCCTCCAGAATCATCAGGCCGGATCTTCAGTCTGGCTCACGAGATGGGCCTGCTGAAGAGGTAGAGACCACTGGAATCTCCCTCGGAGCAGAAGATAAAGCATCAGGGTCTGGAGTTGAGGAGCACTTGGACAGAGAATCTCCTCCTTCAGAGGCCTTCAGCAAGGGAGAAAAGGATGGGGCAGGCAACGGTGCAGCTGTTGAAGTCAAGGCCTTGGGCCAGATGAAACCCTTGCTAGACGAAGCAAAGCGCCCTGAAAACCCAGATAGAGAAGCCATGCAAAGTGGGGAGCCCTTAGGGAATGAAGCAGAAAGCAAACTGTCAAATTGCAGCAAAATAATTGAGAAAGGGTACCATGATCTTGACTTCAAGGAAGGAGGTTCTACAGAATTATAA